The following coding sequences are from one uncultured Desulfobacter sp. window:
- a CDS encoding response regulator: MDSQLKILVIDDETYIRASFEDYLEDREYHVVSAENGRDGLALITSERPDLVLLDLMMPEMGGLEVLKQGRQIIPDLPFIVISGANRIGDVIRALRYGAWDYLEKPIHDLSILEHAVNKALEKAKLIRENKRYQAQLETMVHERTRELEAQVAEKEKTMTALAESQSSLVKASRAAGMAEVATNVLHNVGNVLNSINTSVGVLESRFKKSRMANVRKLVDMLPQSNTELVTFLNEDPKGGQVLDYLKSLAQALTQEQEAMGDELRQLVSQVDHAKKVIIMQQRYGSVHGVNESFAVEQLLEDAIAMNTDSLKKHGITLERRFEHLQTIFADKHQVLQILVNLISNAVHACSEDTTKQKDSSWIRIRLYSDDKKYVKIEVKDNGVGIAPENLSRIFQHGFTTRSFGHGFGLHSGAIAAKQLGGTLTAESAGLGCGASFSLSLPLSI; the protein is encoded by the coding sequence ATGGACAGCCAATTGAAAATACTGGTGATCGATGATGAAACCTATATCCGCGCAAGTTTTGAGGATTACCTAGAAGACCGTGAGTATCATGTCGTTTCCGCAGAGAACGGCCGGGATGGTCTGGCGCTTATCACATCTGAACGGCCTGATCTTGTGCTGCTGGATCTGATGATGCCTGAGATGGGCGGACTTGAGGTGTTAAAGCAGGGACGGCAAATAATTCCGGATCTGCCCTTTATCGTTATTTCCGGTGCAAACCGCATCGGCGATGTGATAAGAGCCCTGCGATACGGTGCCTGGGACTATCTGGAGAAACCGATTCATGATCTCTCAATATTAGAACATGCCGTCAACAAGGCCCTGGAAAAAGCAAAACTGATTCGGGAAAACAAACGGTATCAGGCGCAGCTGGAAACCATGGTTCATGAAAGAACTCGTGAACTTGAGGCCCAGGTGGCTGAAAAGGAGAAAACCATGACGGCCCTGGCCGAAAGTCAGTCTTCCCTGGTAAAGGCCTCCCGGGCCGCCGGCATGGCCGAGGTGGCCACCAATGTGCTGCACAATGTGGGCAATGTGCTTAACAGTATCAACACCTCTGTGGGTGTCCTGGAGAGCCGGTTTAAAAAATCCCGCATGGCCAATGTCCGCAAACTGGTGGATATGCTGCCCCAATCAAACACGGAACTGGTCACCTTCTTAAACGAAGATCCCAAAGGCGGGCAGGTGCTGGATTATTTGAAATCCCTTGCCCAGGCGCTTACCCAGGAGCAAGAGGCCATGGGCGATGAACTCAGGCAGCTTGTCTCCCAGGTGGACCATGCCAAAAAGGTCATCATCATGCAGCAGCGTTACGGCTCGGTCCATGGGGTAAACGAATCCTTTGCAGTTGAACAGTTGCTTGAAGATGCCATTGCCATGAATACCGACAGCTTAAAAAAACACGGCATAACGCTTGAACGACGCTTTGAGCACCTTCAGACAATTTTTGCCGACAAGCATCAGGTGCTGCAGATTCTGGTGAACCTGATTTCCAATGCCGTACATGCCTGCAGTGAAGACACAACCAAACAAAAGGATAGTAGTTGGATTCGTATCAGATTGTATAGTGACGACAAAAAATATGTTAAGATAGAGGTAAAAGATAATGGTGTCGGCATTGCACCGGAAAATCTTTCCCGGATTTTTCAACACGGTTTTACCACGCGCAGCTTTGGCCACGGCTTTGGCCTTCACAGCGGCGCGATTGCCGCAAAGCAATTGGGCGGCACACTGACAGCCGAAAGTGCCGGACTCGGTTGTGGCGCTTCTTTTTCTTTGTCACTGCCTTTATCCATATAG
- a CDS encoding EAL domain-containing protein, translating to MNTQEQKSSYRIIVIDDNAAIHNDFKKILGKSLETDRELEDMESLLFDTQTDKAPDSRVQFEIEYAFQGQEGLDIVKEAQSSENPFSLAFVDGRMPPGWDGIETINHLWQAAPDLQVVLCTAYADYSWSEIQKVLGESDSLLILKKPFDNVEVLQMAHALTRKWELNREINGRLNKLAFYDHLTGLPNRALFLDRLNGAINQHLRDRQKGALLFIDLDDFKRINDTLGHSVGDELLTIIGDRLAKSLRLSDTVSRAVKDRTAARLGGDEFTVLLPEINELDTAGVVSRRIVEHVAKPVSIGDNEFIITPSIGIAIFPDDGDTVETLLKNADLAMYFAKRSRTMEHFKYYQESMNDAALKRLTIENQLRQAIDRDELELYYQPQVDLPSGDLIGMEALLRWNNSVLGSVPPLEFIPVAEACGLIISIGEWVMRTACEQVCRWIKNGLILERVAVNVSVRQFIHPDFLAVVEQILEETGMPANYVEVEITESLFAEDMDKISDTLKTLRDKGVAVSVDDFGTGYSSLSRLKDMPIDCLKIDRSFVLGVDSRKNDQSIISAILSMAKGMDIRVIAEGIDNDRQLDFLVENGCTEAQGYLFSKPLPAEQIEAILEKGDRKIKFPRQKD from the coding sequence ATGAACACCCAGGAACAAAAATCCAGTTATCGTATTATTGTGATTGACGACAATGCCGCCATTCATAATGATTTTAAAAAGATCCTCGGCAAGTCGTTGGAGACAGACCGTGAACTGGAAGATATGGAATCGCTTTTGTTTGACACACAGACCGACAAAGCCCCGGATAGTCGTGTACAATTTGAAATTGAATATGCCTTCCAGGGGCAGGAGGGTCTGGATATCGTCAAAGAGGCCCAGTCGTCTGAAAATCCATTTTCTTTAGCTTTTGTCGACGGACGTATGCCGCCCGGCTGGGACGGGATTGAGACCATCAATCACCTGTGGCAGGCCGCCCCGGACCTGCAGGTGGTGCTTTGTACGGCCTATGCCGACTATTCCTGGTCGGAAATTCAAAAGGTCCTGGGGGAAAGCGACAGTCTTTTAATCCTTAAAAAGCCCTTTGACAACGTGGAAGTGCTCCAGATGGCCCATGCCTTGACCCGCAAATGGGAGCTGAACCGGGAAATCAACGGGCGGCTGAACAAGCTGGCCTTTTATGACCATCTGACAGGGCTGCCCAACCGGGCGCTGTTTCTGGACAGGCTGAACGGGGCGATCAACCAGCATCTTCGAGACCGGCAGAAAGGGGCTCTGCTGTTCATTGACCTGGACGATTTTAAACGAATTAATGACACCCTGGGGCACAGTGTCGGGGATGAACTGCTTACAATTATAGGGGATCGTCTTGCCAAGAGCCTGCGGCTGTCTGATACGGTTTCCCGGGCAGTCAAGGATCGGACGGCGGCACGGTTGGGCGGGGACGAATTTACGGTATTGCTGCCCGAAATCAATGAACTGGACACGGCGGGCGTTGTGTCCCGGCGAATTGTTGAGCATGTGGCAAAACCGGTTTCCATCGGGGACAACGAATTTATCATCACCCCGAGCATCGGCATCGCCATTTTTCCCGATGACGGGGATACGGTGGAAACCTTATTGAAAAATGCGGATCTGGCCATGTATTTTGCCAAGAGAAGCAGGACCATGGAACATTTCAAGTATTATCAGGAGTCCATGAATGATGCGGCATTAAAGCGCCTGACCATAGAAAATCAGCTGCGCCAGGCCATCGACAGGGATGAGCTGGAGCTGTATTACCAGCCCCAGGTGGATCTGCCTTCCGGTGATTTGATCGGTATGGAGGCCCTGCTGCGCTGGAACAACAGCGTGCTTGGCAGCGTCCCGCCCCTGGAGTTTATTCCCGTTGCCGAAGCGTGTGGACTGATCATTTCAATTGGCGAATGGGTGATGCGCACGGCATGTGAGCAGGTGTGCCGGTGGATCAAAAACGGCCTGATCCTTGAACGGGTTGCGGTGAATGTTTCGGTCCGGCAGTTTATCCACCCTGACTTTTTGGCGGTGGTGGAACAGATCCTTGAAGAGACCGGCATGCCGGCCAATTATGTTGAAGTTGAAATTACCGAGAGCCTTTTTGCCGAGGATATGGATAAAATTTCAGATACGTTAAAGACGCTGAGGGATAAAGGCGTAGCTGTTTCCGTGGACGATTTCGGAACCGGATACTCCAGCCTCAGCCGCCTTAAGGATATGCCCATCGACTGTCTTAAAATTGACCGCTCTTTTGTTTTGGGTGTGGATTCCAGAAAAAATGATCAGTCCATTATTTCAGCCATTCTGTCAATGGCCAAGGGTATGGATATCCGGGTCATTGCCGAAGGTATCGACAATGACCGGCAGCTTGATTTCCTGGTAGAGAACGGGTGCACTGAGGCCCAGGGTTATTTGTTCAGCAAGCCTTTGCCTGCCGAACAAATAGAGGCTATTTTAGAAAAAGGTGACCGGAAAATAAAATTTCCCCGGCAAAAGGATTGA
- a CDS encoding saccharopine dehydrogenase family protein: MKKNVMIIGAGGVANVAAHKCAQNNDVLGNIAIASRTLSKCEQIIDSIKLKNSKKSDEYAIAAHQLDAMDIPATEKLIKETGTSIVINVGTAFINMSVLTACINTGAAYMDTAIHEEPDKICEKPPWYANYEWKRLDECRDKGITAILGAGFDPGVVNAYAAYADRYIFDTIDTIDIMDVNAGHHGKYFATNFDPEINFREFTGGVWTYIDRQWVKKEMFEVKQVYDFPVVGKMPIYLNGHDELHSLSKHIDAESIRFWMGFGDHYINVFTVLRNIGLLSEQPVTTAEGLEVIPLKVVKACLPDPVSLAPQYTGKTCIGDLVKGRVNDENKEVFLYNICDHEAAFKEVESQAIAYTAGVPPVAAAMLIAQGVWDCKEMKNIEELDPAPFLRILNQIGLPTRMVKDGKDQPLAL, from the coding sequence ATGAAAAAAAACGTGATGATTATCGGTGCCGGGGGTGTGGCCAATGTGGCGGCCCATAAATGCGCACAAAACAATGATGTTCTCGGCAATATTGCCATCGCTTCAAGAACCCTGTCCAAATGCGAACAAATCATCGACAGTATAAAGCTAAAGAACAGCAAAAAAAGTGATGAATATGCCATAGCAGCCCATCAACTGGACGCCATGGATATTCCTGCAACCGAAAAACTGATCAAAGAGACCGGCACCTCGATTGTCATCAACGTGGGCACGGCATTTATAAACATGAGTGTGCTGACCGCCTGCATCAATACCGGTGCAGCCTATATGGATACCGCCATCCACGAAGAGCCCGATAAAATCTGTGAAAAACCGCCCTGGTACGCCAATTACGAATGGAAACGCCTTGACGAATGCCGTGACAAAGGCATTACGGCCATTCTGGGCGCAGGCTTTGATCCGGGGGTGGTCAATGCCTATGCCGCCTATGCCGACAGGTATATTTTCGATACCATCGACACCATTGACATCATGGATGTCAATGCTGGACATCACGGAAAATATTTTGCGACCAATTTTGATCCTGAAATCAATTTTCGGGAGTTCACCGGCGGTGTCTGGACCTATATTGACCGCCAATGGGTAAAAAAAGAGATGTTTGAAGTCAAACAGGTTTATGATTTTCCGGTGGTGGGAAAGATGCCCATATATTTGAACGGGCACGATGAACTTCATTCCCTGTCTAAACATATCGATGCGGAATCCATCCGGTTCTGGATGGGATTTGGAGACCACTATATCAATGTGTTTACTGTGTTAAGGAACATCGGCCTGCTTTCGGAGCAGCCGGTGACCACGGCTGAAGGGCTGGAGGTGATTCCCTTGAAAGTGGTCAAGGCATGCCTGCCTGATCCGGTGTCACTTGCCCCGCAATACACGGGCAAAACCTGTATTGGCGACCTGGTCAAAGGGCGTGTAAATGATGAAAACAAAGAGGTTTTTCTCTACAACATCTGTGATCATGAAGCAGCTTTCAAAGAAGTTGAAAGCCAGGCTATTGCCTATACCGCCGGGGTTCCGCCTGTAGCGGCAGCCATGCTGATTGCCCAAGGCGTCTGGGACTGCAAAGAGATGAAAAATATCGAAGAACTGGACCCTGCACCTTTTTTAAGAATACTCAACCAGATCGGTCTGCCCACCCGGATGGTCAAAGACGGAAAGGATCAGCCCCTCGCCTTGTGA
- the nspC gene encoding carboxynorspermidine decarboxylase has protein sequence MKKLSTPCYLIDGKKLLKNMEKLAAIKKQSGARLLLALKCFAAWGIFDLMKPYMDGTTSSSYYEARLGHETFGKETHAYSVAYSSQDIEKVPGFSDKIIFNSLSQLEQFYPACRNVTCGIRINPGVSYSHFDLADPARTFSRLGITSLTDLEAAMPMVSGAMIHFNCENEDVDAFEQLLAGISRKYAPFLKQFDWISLGGGISYTEDHFDSQRFAGIIKNFSRKFGLQVYLEPGEAAVAHTTSLVTTVLDIIENTKKIAVVDASIEAHMLDLLVYRETATFEGSVPQGKFAYQIAGKSCLAADIFGEACFPKALQIGDTIEIQDAAGYTMVKKNWFNGLNMPSVAVRRADGTIDVLQKSSYTDYKKSLSTQLRI, from the coding sequence GTGAAAAAACTGTCAACGCCCTGTTATCTTATCGATGGAAAAAAGCTCCTGAAAAACATGGAGAAACTGGCCGCCATCAAAAAACAAAGCGGTGCCAGACTGCTTTTGGCCCTGAAATGCTTTGCCGCATGGGGCATTTTCGATCTGATGAAGCCATACATGGACGGCACCACAAGTTCTTCGTACTATGAGGCCAGACTCGGGCATGAAACTTTTGGCAAGGAGACCCATGCCTACAGCGTTGCCTACAGCAGCCAAGATATAGAAAAAGTCCCGGGATTTTCAGACAAAATCATCTTTAACTCCCTGTCACAGCTCGAACAATTTTACCCGGCATGCCGCAACGTCACCTGCGGCATCAGAATCAACCCAGGTGTAAGCTACAGCCATTTTGACCTGGCAGATCCAGCCCGCACCTTTTCCAGGCTGGGCATCACATCCTTAACGGATTTAGAGGCGGCCATGCCCATGGTTTCCGGCGCCATGATTCACTTTAACTGTGAAAATGAGGATGTTGACGCCTTTGAACAGCTGCTTGCCGGTATCAGCCGCAAATACGCGCCTTTTTTAAAACAGTTTGACTGGATCAGTCTGGGCGGCGGCATATCCTATACCGAAGATCATTTTGACAGCCAACGTTTTGCCGGGATCATCAAAAACTTTTCTCGTAAATTTGGCCTGCAGGTCTATCTGGAACCCGGAGAGGCAGCGGTTGCACACACGACATCCCTTGTAACAACCGTGCTTGATATCATTGAAAACACCAAAAAAATTGCCGTTGTGGATGCATCCATTGAAGCACACATGCTGGATCTGCTGGTATACCGGGAAACCGCCACGTTTGAAGGATCTGTGCCCCAGGGAAAATTTGCGTACCAGATTGCAGGAAAATCCTGTCTTGCCGCCGATATTTTCGGAGAAGCGTGTTTTCCCAAAGCACTTCAGATCGGTGACACCATCGAAATCCAAGATGCCGCCGGGTATACCATGGTGAAAAAGAACTGGTTCAACGGTTTAAACATGCCCTCCGTGGCCGTTCGGCGTGCCGACGGAACCATCGACGTATTACAGAAATCTTCCTACACGGATTATAAAAAAAGCCTGTCAACTCAATTAAGGATTTAA